The following proteins are co-located in the Sulfurovum sp. TSL6 genome:
- a CDS encoding DEAD/DEAH box helicase, with protein sequence MSLATLGLSSEILKALNEKGYDSATPIQKALIPAMFTGRDIMAGAQTGTGKTAGFSLPILQDLSKSFVEGQHYPKAVILVPTRELAKQVHASIEAYGKYLPLKSIVLYGGANLTSQANRLKAGVDIIVATSGRLLEHIGKNNVNLESVDYLVLDEADTILDMGFVHEVSKILQHLPDKRQNVLISATLSGSVKRLAEQILQKPKLIEVDSMGTSADTVEQIVYPVEKEKKTELLSYLIGSRNYKQVLVFTRKKEVADDVSKELNLSGLKTAVIHGGKSSGERSRALEGFKEGKVRVLVATDIAARGLDIPALSVVMNYDIPHVTGDYIHRIGRTGRAGAKGLAITLISPLEMVALKEVERLMGKRIPQEKLEGYAPKVIPKQKGARKNPNEHKNTDGAFGKKKTKTATAPKSKKRKTTKRDGFKTFDAAKPKMDKKDKKRGRGRK encoded by the coding sequence ATGTCATTAGCTACACTTGGATTATCTTCAGAGATATTAAAAGCACTGAATGAGAAAGGCTATGACTCTGCTACGCCTATCCAAAAGGCACTGATCCCGGCTATGTTCACAGGTCGAGATATTATGGCCGGTGCACAGACCGGTACAGGAAAGACAGCAGGATTTTCTCTACCTATACTCCAAGATCTAAGTAAAAGTTTTGTTGAAGGACAACATTATCCTAAAGCAGTTATTTTGGTACCAACGCGAGAATTGGCCAAACAGGTACATGCAAGTATTGAAGCCTATGGAAAGTACCTTCCTTTAAAAAGTATTGTGCTTTATGGTGGTGCCAACTTAACATCACAGGCAAACAGGCTTAAAGCAGGTGTAGACATTATAGTCGCTACAAGCGGACGTCTCCTGGAACATATAGGGAAAAATAATGTGAACCTGGAAAGTGTTGATTACTTAGTGTTAGATGAAGCAGATACGATCTTGGATATGGGCTTTGTACATGAAGTAAGTAAGATACTTCAGCACCTCCCGGATAAACGACAGAATGTACTGATCTCCGCAACACTTTCAGGATCTGTAAAAAGACTTGCAGAACAGATACTTCAAAAACCCAAACTCATAGAAGTGGACAGTATGGGAACTTCTGCAGATACAGTAGAGCAGATAGTCTATCCTGTTGAAAAAGAGAAGAAAACAGAGTTACTCTCCTACCTTATAGGTTCACGCAATTATAAGCAAGTGCTTGTCTTCACACGTAAAAAAGAAGTAGCCGATGATGTGAGCAAAGAACTCAATCTTTCAGGACTTAAAACAGCGGTCATTCATGGAGGTAAAAGTTCTGGAGAAAGATCTAGAGCATTGGAAGGCTTTAAAGAAGGAAAAGTACGTGTACTTGTTGCGACTGACATCGCAGCTCGAGGGCTGGATATACCAGCTTTAAGTGTAGTCATGAATTATGATATTCCTCATGTCACAGGAGACTACATACACCGTATAGGACGTACGGGCAGGGCAGGGGCAAAAGGATTGGCTATTACGCTTATCTCACCTCTGGAAATGGTAGCACTTAAAGAGGTGGAACGTCTTATGGGTAAGCGCATTCCTCAAGAAAAATTAGAAGGGTATGCACCTAAAGTGATACCGAAACAAAAAGGTGCACGTAAAAACCCCAATGAACATAAAAATACAGACGGAGCTTTTGGTAAAAAGAAAACCAAGACAGCTACTGCACCTAAAAGTAAAAAACGTAAAACAACGAAACGTGACGGGTTTAAAACATTTGATGCAGCTAAACCAAAGATGGATAAGAAGGATAAAAAACGTGGGAGAGGCAGGAAATAG